The window TCTGTAGATTTGCTCTACAGCCTCTTTTTCTGAATTGGAACTATCTTTTTGAAGGGTATTATAAATAATGGTATAATCTGCAATTTCAATATCTTCTCTATATATAATAACTGACTTTGAATCTGACTGAATAATGATTTCAATATCCTCTTCGGTGATGCTCTTATCACGCTCCAATAAAACCTCGTGCCGCTCTATTGAAACAACTTCACCGGTATCTTCATCAACGAAATCCTCTGTCCATGTTCGCAGAACCCTTGCTGCTAATTTTCTTCCAATAACTTTTTTAAGTGATTGTTTTGTAGCTTCAACTTCGTCTGAGAGTTCAAAAAGGTCTAATATGTCTTTATCTGAACTATAGCCAATAGCTCTCAGCAGTGTCGTGACCGGGAATTTCTTTTTGCGGTCTATATACGCAAACATTACGTTATTGACGTCCGTAGCAAATTCTATCCATGATCCTCTGAAGGGAATTACTCTTGCAGAATAAAGTTTGGTGCCGTTAGTATGCGTACTTTGTGCAAAAAACACGCCAGGTGAACGGTGTAGCTGTGATACAATAACCCTTTCAGCGCCATTGATAATAAATGAGCCTTTTGGGGTCATATATGGAATGTAACCAAGAAAAACTTCTTGCTCGATAGTTTCAAAATCATCATTGTCATCATCATTACAAGTTAATCTTAATTTTGCTTTTAACGGAGCAGCATAGGTTAAGCCCCTGTCAATACACTCCTCTACTGAATATTTGGGAGGCTCAACTGAGTAATCTAAAAAATCCAAAACAAAATTATCTCTTGAATCAGATATTGGAAAGTTCTCCTGGAATACTTTATAGAGCCCTTCCTGGATACGCTTTTCAGCCGGTGTTTCAATCTGGAAAAAATCACCAAATGACTTAAACTGTACATCCAGAAAATCGGGATAGTCAATCACTTGTTTTATGGTCGAAAAATTGACTATATTTCTGTTTTCTTTTGAATTTTGAATTTTTGTCATTAGATATTGTACTAAATTAGTTGATCAGGTTTTGGTACTGTTATGGATTAATTTCAAGCGGCAGGCTTTACCTGAATGAGAGGAGGTATAACCAATACAAATTCCCGCTGAAAAAAATAAGGAACCCATTAAAGGTAGGGTATAATTGTTTATGAGACGGGGAAGGGTTCCTTGATAATATTTCCAAAGTCAATAAGCTTATAATGCAGTTAAAAAATTGGGAACAAAAAAATCGTGCAAAGGTAATATGTTTTTTACTAAATTACAAATTTTTTATTACCTTATAAATTTGATCCCGCCTTTGGCGGGACAAATCATCAAATTATTTAAGCTCTACCTCGGCCCCGGCTTCTTCTAATTTTTTCTTCATGTCTTCAGCTTCACTTTTACCAACTGCTTCCTTAACCGCCTTGGGTGATGCATCAACCAATTCTTTAGATTCTTTCAATCCTAAGCCGGTGATTTCCTTAACCAATTTAACGATTGCCAATTTAGCTCCTCCGGGCGCTTTCAAGATCACATCAAAGGATGATTTTTCTTCTGCTTCTTCTTTTGCTTCTCCTGCTCCATTGCCTCCCGTGGCTGCAGGAGCTGCTGCGGCTGCCGGTTCAATACCATGCTCCTCTTTGAGGATAGTAGCCAGCTCATTTACTTCCTTTACGGATAAATTTACCAACTCTTCTGCGAATTTTTTTAAATCTGCCATAATTATTAATTTATTTTTATTTAATTCCTCCCTGCTTTTGTAACTAATCTGGCAATCATTTCTACGCTTTTCTGTAGTTTTAGATTTCCTTCAATCATACTTTCATGCATATTTTCAATGCCTTTCTGTAGTTTTAGATTTCCTTCAATCATACTTTTATGCATATTTTCAATGCCTTTCTGTAGTTTTAGATTTCCTTCAATCATACTTTCATGCATATTTTCAATGCCTTTTAGCAGCGTTGCAAAGCCCTTTTGCTGACCTTCTTCTATTTTTTCAAGCAGCGCTTCCTGCCGTACAAGCACCTTGCTGTTTTGCTTTCGTACATCCCATATAAACCATGAAATGGTAACTATTCCCGCAACAACAGTCATAAAACCTGCGACCATAGTGACGTAAGTAATTGTGTTTTCCATATTTTAAAGTTTTTTATGGTTTACCCTGTAAAATTTAGCAGGGTAGGGTGCAAATATAGTGATTATTTTATTGTGCAAGTTAAAAGCTCTTTTATTTTTTATTTATTTTGCTGGGGTTACAGTCAATTTGTTCGCTTCAAAAATTCTATTCATTATCCGTTTGTTTGACGCTACTTTTACCGGTAATAATACTTGGGCTGCCACCGCCTGTGGCGCTTGCTGAGAAGGTCTTCTGAAAAGTAGTTTGCCCGTGCGCTCCAATAAATGCCAAGCCAATCAGAGCTGCACTCACGAGTACCCGTGACGTTAATGTTTTTATTGTTTTCATTTTTATAGTAATCAGAAAACTTTGCAAAGCTACATAAAAGTTCGTTAAAATCTAAAATTACTTTACACTATATTCTTACCCCAATCACCAGGATGTCATCAATCTGCCTGCTTTCACCTTTCCATTCCTCAATGGTATTTTCTAATTTTTGCCGCTGCTTGTCCATTGGTAAGTCGTGAATATCCAAAAGGAGACGTTTGAATCTTTCGGTCATAAACTTTGTATTATCAGGTCCACCAAATTGGTCTGAATATCCATCGGAGAAAAGATAAATGGTGTCGCTTTTTTTTACGCTATATTCATGTTGAGTAAATTTTTTGATTGTTTTTTTTCTACTTCCTCCAATTCCCAGAACATTGCCTTTTATTTCATTTAAGGTTCCATTTGAAGCGACATATAATGGCCGTTTGGCGCCAGCAAAAGTGAGGCTGCGTTTTTCAGGATCAATTGAAATAAGCGATAAATCCATGCCATCATTTGCAACGTAATCTCCTCTACCTGCCTGCGAAGCTCCCCTAAGTCCCCCTGAATCGGTGAATGGGTGAATGGGTGAATCGCTTCGTTTTCCAGCTCTCCGTTTCTCCGATTCCCCGTTTCTCCGATTCAAGTTGGCTTGGAGTTTGATGCAAGGCTTGCTTAATCCCTTTATTTAATTGATCAAGAATATCGGAAGGTTTTGTTACACCTTTTTCATTGATAATCTCATTTAAAAGGGTATTACCGATCATAGACATGAA of the Cytophagales bacterium genome contains:
- a CDS encoding 50S ribosomal protein L7/L12, which codes for MADLKKFAEELVNLSVKEVNELATILKEEHGIEPAAAAAPAATGGNGAGEAKEEAEEKSSFDVILKAPGGAKLAIVKLVKEITGLGLKESKELVDASPKAVKEAVGKSEAEDMKKKLEEAGAEVELK
- a CDS encoding SpoIIE family protein phosphatase, producing the protein MNRRNGESEKRRAGKRSDSPIHPFTDSGGLRGASQAGRGDYVANDGMDLSLISIDPEKRSLTFAGAKRPLYVASNGTLNEIKGNVLGIGGSRKKTIKKFTQHEYSVKKSDTIYLFSDGYSDQFGGPDNTKFMTERFKRLLLDIHDLPMDKQRQKLENTIEEWKGESRQIDDILVIGVRI